The Micropterus dolomieu isolate WLL.071019.BEF.003 ecotype Adirondacks linkage group LG22, ASM2129224v1, whole genome shotgun sequence genome contains a region encoding:
- the dnajb9a gene encoding dnaJ homolog subfamily B member 9a: protein MATAQSAVTLAVCILLITELILARKDYYDILGVPKDATERQIKKAFHKLAMKYHPDKNKSPDSEVRFREIAEAYETLSDETRRREYDQFADTSAYFTGGTQGKHRQGAHQPFSFNFDDLFKDFDIYSQNRHARHRRHFDEHSRSHKESHSRHKRHFQGGFGAGIFDDMYDDIERMFTFDRHTKQAENRFHGGSKQHCRTVTQRRGNMVTTYTDCTAS from the exons ATGGCAACTGCACAGTCTGCTGTAACGCTTGCCGTGTGCATCCTCTTGATAACAGAGCTGATACTTGCCCGGAAGGACTACTATGATATATTGGGAGTGCCTAAAGATGCTACAGAGCGACAGATAAAAAAGGCTTTCCACAAGCTCGCAATGAAATATCACCCAGATAAGAACAAGAGCCCGGACTCTGAAGTGAGATTCAGGGAAATTGCTGAAG CTTATGAAACTTTATCAGATGAAACTAGAAGAAGAGAATACGACCAGTTTGCTGACACCTCTGCATACTTCACTGGGGGGACGCAAGGAAAACATAGACAGGGTGCCCACCAACCTTTCAGCTTCAACTTTGATGACCTATTCAAGGATTTTGACATCTACAGCCAGAACAGGCATGCCCGTCACCGAAGACACTTTGATGAACACTCCAGGTCCCACAAGGAATCCCACAGCAGACATAAGAGACACTTTCAAGGAGGTTTTGGAGCAGGTATCTTTGATGACATGTATGATGACATAGAAAGGATGTTTACTTTTGACAGACACACCAAACAGGCTGAAAACAGGTTTCATGGTGGGTCAAAACAACACTGTAGAACAGTGACACAGCGCAGAGGAAACATGGTAACCACATACACAGACTGCACTGCATCTTAa
- the LOC123961484 gene encoding calcium-independent phospholipase A2-gamma-like isoform X1 codes for MSHRWAPNTWVKHARKSAASFPLSGNSHCKVHVQQPYCYKVGYLSWRHIHHLRVIGCNGWLFKASQVRQRLGLHTSTLYLNTSASRWSAGLSQHMSRVKNTLDTVSKAVSGTHTELLSKIARLKPSALKAGKNAQAGVESTPKAEESAVTSTPATTNAAPLSTSTTPSASLSIPTSAATFDASATTSTHPHSFTQVTDTATILTVHEHKEKRLRRVVPTVKDGVARNQEELKPSQSDNESKTSKQSTALFHPSTFTVSLDETYNYLAHHINSYFGSSTKTQDKKVDNVDYSSTSSQGQQTSDLLLVSDKTVTPPPSKKGLGHYLSYSAPTVQAFVGSYIAHLVPKFRTAESKSATVEEKKSEEAPVKQVEAAISKEQKAAEEKAKKLLLQKEKIIARVSVDNRTRALVQGLHRASDVRVYINRVEDLSYHLLEFPETSGVAVKEKVIPCLLRLKQANDPGLRAAVREALALVGYHAPVKGRGIRILSIDGGGLRGLLALQTLHKLEALTGKPIYKLFDYICGVSTGAILGFMLGVFQIPLNECDDLYRKLGSDVFKQNVIVGTVKMGWSHAFYDSEAWENILREKMGSHLLVETSRNPECPKVAAVSTIVNRGTPLKAYVFRNYNLLPGVRSHYLGGCQHQLWQAIRATSAAPGYFQEFTLGNDLHQDGGLLINNPTALAIHECKCLWPNTPLECVVSLGTGRCETPGKNSTTYTSLKTKLTHIISSATDTEEVHTMLDAFLPPNTYFRFNPYMSEDISMDENRHEKLKLLQAEGIRYLERNEEKLKKVARILTQEKTSVQRTAEWAKLRADMYNGLSFYSSKL; via the exons ATGAGTCATAGATGGGCTCCAAATACCTGGGTGAAACATGCTCGCAAGTCAGCAGCATCATTTCCCTTGTCTGGTAACTCTCACTGCAAGGTTCATGTCCAACAGCCTTATTGCTACAAGGTTGGCTATCTCAGCTGGAGGCACATCCACCACCTGAGGGTCATTGGGTGTAACGGATGGCTCTTTAAAGCTAGCCAGGTTAGACAAAGACTTGGACTCCACACCAGCACCTTGTATTTGAACACTTCAGCCTCAAGGTGGTCTGCTGGGCTGAGCCAACACATGTCGCGGGTGAAGAACACACTGGACACAGTTTCTAAAGCTGTGAGTGGGACACATACAGAGCTCCTCTCCAAAATTGCCAGACTCAAGCCTAGTGCTTTAAAGGCAGGGAAAAATGCTCAGGCTGGTGTTGAGTCAACACCAAAAGCTGAGGAGAGTGCTGTGACATCTACTCCTGCTACCACTAATGCTGCTCCCCTTTCTACATCTACTACACCCTCTGCAAGTCTTTCTATTCCTACTTCTGCTGCTACATTTGATGCAAGTGCCACTACCTCCACTCATCCTCACAGTTTTACCCAGGTGACTGACACTGCCACAATTCTAACTGTGCATGAACACAAGGAGAAAAGGTTGAGACGTGTTGTTCCCACTGTCAAAGACGGTGTAGCCAGGAATCAAGAGGAGCTTAAACCTTCACAGAGTGATAATGAGAGCAAGACTTCCAAACAAAGCACAGCACTTTTCCATCCCAGCACCTTCACAGTGAGCCTGGATGAGACTTACAACTACCTGGCCCATCATATTAACTCATACTTTGGCAGCAGTACGAAGACTCAGGACAAGAAAGTAGACAATGTTGACTATTCATCTACTTCCTCTCAGGGTCAACAAACTAGTGACCTCTTGTTAGTGTCTGATAAAACAGTTACTCCACCTCCCTCTAAGAAAGGTTTAGGACACTACTTGTCCTACTCAGCTCCCACTGTGCAAGCCTTTGTGGGAAGCTACATTGCTCACCTGGTCCCCAAGTTTAGGACAGCTGAGTCCAAAAGTGCTACAGTGGAGGAGAAGAAGTCTGAGGAAGCACCAGTCAAACAGGTCGAGGCTGCAATAAGTAAAGAGCAGAAGGCTGCGGAGGAGAAAGCCAAGAAACTTCTTCTTCAAAAGGAGAAG ATCATTGCTAGGGTGAGTGTGGACAATCGAACTCGGGCTCTGGTACAGGGTCTCCACAGGGCCTCAGATGTAAGAGTCTACATCAACAGGGTGGAAGACCTCAGCTACCATCTCCTGGAGTTTCCAGAGACTAGTGGTGTTGCAGTCAAG GAGAAGGTTATCCCTTGCCTACTGCGTCTGAAACAGGCCAATGACCCAGGCCTGAGAGCAGCAGTTAGAGAAGCCCTCGCTCTGGTGGGCTACCACGCACCTGTTAAAGGCCGGGGCATACGCATCCTGTCCATAGATGGAGGAGGATTAAG GGGACTTCTTGCACTTCAGACGTTACACAAGCTGGAAGCCCTGACCGGCAAACCCATTTACAAACTGTTTGATTATATATGTGGTGTCAGCACAG GTGCTATCTTAGGGTTCATGCTAGGTGTGTTCCAAATCCCACTGAATGAGTGTGATGATCTTTACCGGAAGCTGGGTTCAGATGTCTTCAAGCAGAATGTCATTGTTGGCACCGTGAAGATGGGCTGGAGCCATGCTTTCTATGACAGCGAGGCCTGGGAGAACATCCTCAG agagaaaatgggcTCTCACCTCCTGGTGGAGACTTCAAGAAACCCAGAATGCCCCAAG GTGGCAGCAGTGAGCACCATTGTGAACCGGGGCACTCCCCTAAAGGCCTATGTGTTCAGGAACTACAACCTGCTGCCCGGGGTGCGCTCTCACTACCTGGGGGGCTGCCAGCACCAGCTGTGGCAGGCTATCCGTGCTACGTCAGCAGCCCCTGGGTATTTCCAGGAGTTCACCTTGGGAAATGATCTCCACCAG GATGGAGGTCTGCTGATTAACAACCCCACAGCACTGGCTATCCACGAGTGTAAGTGTTTGTGGCCTAACACGCCCTTGGAGTGTGTGGTCTCACTCGGTACGGGCCGCTGTGAAACTCCTGGCAAGAACAGCACCACCTACACAAGCCTAAAAACCAAGCTCACCCACATCATCAGCAGCGCCACTGACACTGAAG AGGTTCACACCATGCTTGACGCCTTCCTTCCTCCCAACACTTATTTCCGCTTCAACCCCTACATGAGCGAAGATATCTCCATGGATGAGAACCGGCACGAAAAGCTCAAGTTGCTGCAGGCTGAGGGTATCCGTTATCTGGAGAGGAACGAGGAGAAGCTGAAGAAGGTCGCACGCATCCTCACCCAAGAGAAAACCTCCGTCCAGAGGACAGCTGAGTGGGCCAAGCTCAGGGCTGACATGTACAACGGTCTGTCCTTTTACTCCTCCAAGCTTTAG
- the LOC123961484 gene encoding calcium-independent phospholipase A2-gamma-like isoform X2 — MSHRWAPNTWVKHARKSAASFPLSGNSHCKVHVQQPYCYKVGYLSWRHIHHLRVIGCNGWLFKASQVRQRLGLHTSTLYLNTSASRWSAGLSQHMSRVKNTLDTVSKAVSGTHTELLSKIARLKPSALKAGKNAQAGVESTPKAEESAVTSTPATTNAAPLSTSTTPSASLSIPTSAATFDASATTSTHPHSFTQVTDTATILTVHEHKEKRLRRVVPTVKDGVARNQEELKPSQSDNESKTSKQSTALFHPSTFTVSLDETYNYLAHHINSYFGSSTKTQDKKVDNVDYSSTSSQGQQTSDLLLVSDKTVTPPPSKKGLGHYLSYSAPTVQAFVGSYIAHLVPKFRTAESKSATVEEKKSEEAPVKQVEAAISKEQKAAEEKAKKLLLQKEKIIARVSVDNRTRALVQGLHRASDVRVYINRVEDLSYHLLEFPETSGVAVKEKVIPCLLRLKQANDPGLRAAVREALALVGYHAPVKGRGIRILSIDGGGLRGLLALQTLHKLEALTGKPIYKLFDYICGVSTGAILGFMLGVFQIPLNECDDLYRKLGSDVFKQNVIVGTVKMGWSHAFYDSEAWENILREKMGSHLLVETSRNPECPKVAAVSTIVNRGTPLKAYVFRNYNLLPGVRSHYLGGCQHQLWQAIRATSAAPGYFQEFTLGNDLHQATGGDVNGHKVHAQHRSASQTRQRGGEMEDSGRRQYKSELLATSSPPVLSLDNSAWRLLEDRAQTRWRSAD, encoded by the exons ATGAGTCATAGATGGGCTCCAAATACCTGGGTGAAACATGCTCGCAAGTCAGCAGCATCATTTCCCTTGTCTGGTAACTCTCACTGCAAGGTTCATGTCCAACAGCCTTATTGCTACAAGGTTGGCTATCTCAGCTGGAGGCACATCCACCACCTGAGGGTCATTGGGTGTAACGGATGGCTCTTTAAAGCTAGCCAGGTTAGACAAAGACTTGGACTCCACACCAGCACCTTGTATTTGAACACTTCAGCCTCAAGGTGGTCTGCTGGGCTGAGCCAACACATGTCGCGGGTGAAGAACACACTGGACACAGTTTCTAAAGCTGTGAGTGGGACACATACAGAGCTCCTCTCCAAAATTGCCAGACTCAAGCCTAGTGCTTTAAAGGCAGGGAAAAATGCTCAGGCTGGTGTTGAGTCAACACCAAAAGCTGAGGAGAGTGCTGTGACATCTACTCCTGCTACCACTAATGCTGCTCCCCTTTCTACATCTACTACACCCTCTGCAAGTCTTTCTATTCCTACTTCTGCTGCTACATTTGATGCAAGTGCCACTACCTCCACTCATCCTCACAGTTTTACCCAGGTGACTGACACTGCCACAATTCTAACTGTGCATGAACACAAGGAGAAAAGGTTGAGACGTGTTGTTCCCACTGTCAAAGACGGTGTAGCCAGGAATCAAGAGGAGCTTAAACCTTCACAGAGTGATAATGAGAGCAAGACTTCCAAACAAAGCACAGCACTTTTCCATCCCAGCACCTTCACAGTGAGCCTGGATGAGACTTACAACTACCTGGCCCATCATATTAACTCATACTTTGGCAGCAGTACGAAGACTCAGGACAAGAAAGTAGACAATGTTGACTATTCATCTACTTCCTCTCAGGGTCAACAAACTAGTGACCTCTTGTTAGTGTCTGATAAAACAGTTACTCCACCTCCCTCTAAGAAAGGTTTAGGACACTACTTGTCCTACTCAGCTCCCACTGTGCAAGCCTTTGTGGGAAGCTACATTGCTCACCTGGTCCCCAAGTTTAGGACAGCTGAGTCCAAAAGTGCTACAGTGGAGGAGAAGAAGTCTGAGGAAGCACCAGTCAAACAGGTCGAGGCTGCAATAAGTAAAGAGCAGAAGGCTGCGGAGGAGAAAGCCAAGAAACTTCTTCTTCAAAAGGAGAAG ATCATTGCTAGGGTGAGTGTGGACAATCGAACTCGGGCTCTGGTACAGGGTCTCCACAGGGCCTCAGATGTAAGAGTCTACATCAACAGGGTGGAAGACCTCAGCTACCATCTCCTGGAGTTTCCAGAGACTAGTGGTGTTGCAGTCAAG GAGAAGGTTATCCCTTGCCTACTGCGTCTGAAACAGGCCAATGACCCAGGCCTGAGAGCAGCAGTTAGAGAAGCCCTCGCTCTGGTGGGCTACCACGCACCTGTTAAAGGCCGGGGCATACGCATCCTGTCCATAGATGGAGGAGGATTAAG GGGACTTCTTGCACTTCAGACGTTACACAAGCTGGAAGCCCTGACCGGCAAACCCATTTACAAACTGTTTGATTATATATGTGGTGTCAGCACAG GTGCTATCTTAGGGTTCATGCTAGGTGTGTTCCAAATCCCACTGAATGAGTGTGATGATCTTTACCGGAAGCTGGGTTCAGATGTCTTCAAGCAGAATGTCATTGTTGGCACCGTGAAGATGGGCTGGAGCCATGCTTTCTATGACAGCGAGGCCTGGGAGAACATCCTCAG agagaaaatgggcTCTCACCTCCTGGTGGAGACTTCAAGAAACCCAGAATGCCCCAAG GTGGCAGCAGTGAGCACCATTGTGAACCGGGGCACTCCCCTAAAGGCCTATGTGTTCAGGAACTACAACCTGCTGCCCGGGGTGCGCTCTCACTACCTGGGGGGCTGCCAGCACCAGCTGTGGCAGGCTATCCGTGCTACGTCAGCAGCCCCTGGGTATTTCCAGGAGTTCACCTTGGGAAATGATCTCCACCAG GCCACTGGAGGTGACGTTAATGGTCATAAAGTACATGCTCAGCACCGCAGTGCTTCTCAGAcaaggcagagaggaggagagatggaggaTTCAGGGAGGCGACAGTATAAATCTGAGCTTTTAGCCACTTCCTCTCCTCCCGTGTTAAGCCTTGATAACTCGGCCTGGAGGCTGTTGGAGGATAGAGCTCAGACTA GATGGAGGTCTGCTGATTAA